A window of the Cetobacterium sp. ZOR0034 genome harbors these coding sequences:
- a CDS encoding LysO family transporter has translation MVRILFYIFIISCGFLLSKYQLIPLKLKMKTAILQSFSLFFLLGVMGYKIGSDNKIIKEFPNLGLQAIVIAFFSILGSIFITKFFFRKRGDK, from the coding sequence ATGGTAAGAATTTTATTTTATATTTTCATTATAAGCTGTGGTTTTTTATTGAGTAAATACCAATTAATACCTTTAAAATTAAAGATGAAAACTGCTATTTTACAATCATTTTCTCTTTTCTTTTTATTAGGAGTTATGGGGTATAAAATTGGTAGTGATAACAAAATTATAAAAGAATTTCCAAATCTTGGATTACAAGCTATTGTTATTGCATTTTTCTCTATTTTAGGAAGTATTTTTATTACTAAATTTTTCTTCAGAAAAAGAGGTGACAAATAG
- a CDS encoding tyrosine phenol-lyase, which produces MSKGFAPEPYKIKMVENMAIMTKEERKEAIERAGYNTFLLKSDECYIDLLTDSGTNAMSDAQWAGLMLGDEAYAGSKNFYHLEKTVQELFGFKYVVPTHQGRGAENILSTLTIKPGDYVPGNMYFTTTRFHQERNGATFRDIIIDEAHDSQIDLPFKGNVDLKKLQALIDEVGAEKIPYICLAVTVNLAGGQPVSMANIKAVSELAHSYGIKIMYDATRCIENAYFIKSREEGYADVAIKDIVKEMFSYGDGCTMSGKKDCLTNIGGFLCMNDYDLYLQATATVVQFEGMPSYGGLAGRDMEAMAIGLREAVNYEYISHRVNQIRYLGERLDAAGVPMVKPYGGHAIFLDARAFLPHLTQDDLPAQSLAAAIYESSGVRTMERGVVSAGRDIKTGKNHYPKLETVRLTIPRRVYTYAHLDYVADAIISLYKNKEEIKGLKWEYEPACLRFFTGRFSHK; this is translated from the coding sequence ATGTCAAAAGGATTTGCACCAGAACCATATAAAATAAAAATGGTTGAAAATATGGCTATTATGACTAAAGAAGAAAGAAAAGAGGCTATTGAAAGAGCTGGATACAATACTTTTTTATTAAAATCAGATGAATGTTATATAGACTTACTTACTGACTCTGGAACTAATGCTATGAGTGATGCTCAGTGGGCTGGCTTGATGTTAGGTGATGAAGCCTATGCAGGAAGTAAAAATTTTTATCATTTAGAAAAAACAGTTCAGGAACTTTTTGGATTTAAATATGTAGTTCCAACTCATCAAGGAAGAGGAGCCGAGAATATATTATCAACATTAACTATAAAACCAGGAGACTATGTACCAGGAAACATGTATTTTACGACAACAAGATTTCATCAAGAAAGAAATGGAGCAACATTTAGAGATATTATTATAGATGAAGCACATGATTCACAGATTGATTTACCATTTAAAGGAAATGTAGACTTAAAGAAATTGCAGGCTTTAATAGATGAAGTTGGAGCTGAAAAAATACCATACATTTGTTTAGCTGTAACAGTAAATCTAGCAGGAGGACAGCCAGTTTCAATGGCAAATATAAAAGCAGTTTCTGAATTAGCCCATAGTTATGGAATAAAAATAATGTATGATGCAACTCGTTGTATAGAGAATGCATATTTTATAAAATCAAGAGAAGAAGGATATGCAGATGTAGCGATAAAAGATATTGTGAAAGAGATGTTTTCTTATGGTGATGGATGTACGATGAGTGGAAAAAAAGATTGTTTAACTAATATTGGTGGATTTTTATGTATGAATGACTATGATTTATATCTACAAGCAACAGCTACAGTAGTTCAATTTGAAGGGATGCCTAGCTATGGTGGTTTAGCAGGAAGAGATATGGAGGCAATGGCAATTGGACTTAGGGAAGCTGTTAACTATGAATATATAAGTCATAGAGTAAACCAAATTAGATATTTAGGAGAGAGATTGGATGCAGCAGGAGTACCAATGGTAAAACCATACGGTGGTCATGCAATATTCTTAGACGCAAGGGCTTTTTTACCTCATTTAACTCAGGATGATTTACCAGCTCAATCACTAGCTGCAGCTATATATGAAAGCTCAGGAGTTAGAACAATGGAAAGAGGTGTAGTTTCAGCAGGAAGAGACATAAAGACAGGAAAAAATCACTATCCAAAGTTAGAAACAGTTAGATTAACAATACCTAGAAGGGTTTATACATACGCACATTTAGATTATGTAGCAGACGCAATAATTTCTCTTTATAAAAATAAAGAGGAAATAAAAGGACTGAAGTGGGAATATGAGCCAGCTTGTTTAAGATTCTTTACAGGAAGATTTTCTCACAAATAG
- a CDS encoding S1 RNA-binding domain-containing protein, producing MIKVGKRQTMKINNFSSKGAHLDAGTGDAKDNILLPNNELEGKVLDIGDEIDVMIYRDSEDRLTATFRKTALTVGTVGKLYVTDMNEKLGAFLDWGLKKELLLPYAQMDGDVKPGDEVLVGIYEDSKGRLSATMKIYSFLMPNKDYKKNDFVEGTVYRINPEIGIFVAVDNRYFGLIPNSECFRKFNVGEEIQARVIRVREDGKLDLAMRELAFVQMDKDAEVIVSKMKILKTHFRFNDDSSPEAIKEYFGISKKAFKRAMGRLLKEGKVEKTEEGYFRLK from the coding sequence ATGATAAAAGTAGGAAAAAGACAAACGATGAAGATTAACAACTTCAGTAGTAAAGGTGCACATTTAGATGCAGGAACAGGGGATGCAAAAGATAACATTCTTCTACCAAACAATGAATTAGAAGGAAAAGTGTTAGATATAGGTGATGAGATAGATGTTATGATCTATAGAGATTCAGAAGATAGATTGACAGCGACATTTAGAAAGACAGCTTTAACAGTTGGAACAGTAGGGAAATTATATGTAACAGATATGAACGAAAAACTAGGAGCATTCTTAGATTGGGGACTAAAGAAAGAGTTATTATTACCTTACGCACAAATGGATGGAGACGTAAAACCAGGTGATGAAGTTTTAGTTGGTATATATGAAGACAGTAAAGGAAGATTATCTGCAACTATGAAAATATACAGCTTCCTAATGCCAAATAAAGATTACAAGAAAAATGATTTTGTAGAAGGTACTGTTTATAGAATCAATCCAGAAATTGGAATATTTGTTGCAGTAGATAATAGATACTTTGGACTTATACCTAATAGTGAATGTTTCAGAAAATTTAATGTTGGAGAAGAGATTCAAGCAAGAGTAATTAGAGTTAGAGAAGATGGAAAGTTAGATTTAGCAATGAGAGAGTTAGCTTTTGTTCAAATGGATAAAGATGCTGAAGTAATAGTAAGTAAAATGAAAATATTAAAAACTCACTTTAGATTTAATGATGACAGTTCTCCAGAAGCTATAAAAGAATATTTTGGAATAAGTAAAAAAGCGTTTAAAAGAGCAATGGGAAGACTATTAAAAGAAGGTAAAGTAGAGAAGACAGAGGAAGGATACTTCAGACTAAAATAA
- a CDS encoding sodium:alanine symporter family protein yields the protein MGFIDMLLSPLKTAVSALNGFLWGDIILFNVGETNIGLSLLVLMLIPTGIYYCIKTKMLSFRLFPEMIRIVLKSKAKDDKEAISGLQALFIATASRVGMGNLAGVVAAVSFGGPGAIFWMWVAAIIVSNTAFIESTLAQIYKEKDPLYGGWRGGPAYFMNRMEVVVEAKNSDPFETNIILESDVIDKNKKKYYKRTSNFKLCGILFAISGLITWVGITQIVSNSVSESFSNAFGLSPLYTSIGMTVLGTIVLFGKGRKDKIAEVLNKLVPIMAILYFTLTLFILIKNIGSVPGMFLEIFEEAFGGRQIAAGGFGAVLMQGVKRGLFSNEAGSGSAPCAAAAADVEHPAQQGLIQALGVFIDTLVICSCTAFTMLLAPAAVRDGKMGMDLLQSCMDYHIGSIGTPLVALILFLFSFSTFLGILFYARSNVAFLFGDNMKAQDAYKIFALVMMFVGGMAQYLFVWELGDLGVALMTVFNIIAIVPMSKIALDSLKDYERVYIKNENKVLEEK from the coding sequence ATGGGGTTTATAGACATGTTATTATCACCATTGAAAACGGCAGTGAGTGCTCTTAATGGTTTTTTATGGGGAGATATTATTCTTTTTAATGTTGGAGAAACGAATATAGGATTAAGTTTATTAGTTTTAATGTTGATTCCTACAGGAATATATTATTGTATAAAAACTAAAATGTTATCATTTAGATTATTTCCAGAAATGATTAGAATAGTATTAAAAAGTAAAGCTAAAGATGATAAAGAAGCAATTTCGGGGTTACAAGCACTTTTTATAGCAACAGCTTCAAGGGTTGGAATGGGTAATTTGGCTGGTGTTGTAGCGGCTGTATCTTTCGGTGGTCCAGGAGCAATATTTTGGATGTGGGTAGCAGCTATAATAGTTTCTAATACTGCTTTTATAGAAAGTACTCTCGCACAGATATATAAAGAGAAAGATCCTTTGTATGGTGGATGGAGAGGTGGTCCAGCATACTTTATGAATAGAATGGAGGTAGTGGTAGAGGCCAAAAATAGTGATCCGTTTGAAACTAATATTATTTTAGAGTCAGATGTTATAGATAAAAATAAGAAAAAATACTATAAAAGAACTTCAAATTTTAAACTGTGTGGAATTTTATTCGCAATATCAGGATTGATAACTTGGGTAGGAATAACTCAGATAGTATCGAATTCAGTATCGGAATCTTTTAGTAATGCATTTGGATTGTCACCTCTATACACTTCTATCGGAATGACAGTTTTAGGAACAATAGTTTTATTTGGAAAAGGACGAAAAGATAAAATAGCAGAAGTTTTAAATAAATTAGTTCCCATTATGGCAATTTTATATTTTACATTGACACTATTTATTTTGATAAAAAATATTGGTTCAGTTCCAGGAATGTTTTTAGAAATATTTGAGGAAGCTTTTGGTGGAAGACAAATAGCAGCGGGAGGATTTGGAGCGGTATTAATGCAGGGAGTTAAGAGGGGTTTATTTTCCAATGAAGCAGGAAGTGGATCAGCACCATGTGCAGCCGCAGCTGCAGACGTTGAACATCCAGCACAACAAGGATTAATACAAGCTTTAGGAGTTTTTATAGATACTTTAGTTATATGTAGTTGTACAGCTTTTACGATGCTTTTAGCTCCAGCAGCTGTAAGAGATGGAAAGATGGGAATGGATCTATTACAAAGTTGTATGGACTATCATATTGGAAGTATAGGGACACCTTTAGTTGCTTTAATATTGTTTTTATTTAGTTTTAGTACTTTTTTAGGAATATTATTTTATGCAAGGTCTAATGTGGCTTTTTTATTTGGTGATAATATGAAAGCACAGGATGCTTATAAAATATTTGCACTTGTAATGATGTTTGTTGGAGGGATGGCGCAGTATTTATTTGTGTGGGAATTAGGAGATTTAGGAGTTGCGTTAATGACAGTATTTAATATAATAGCGATAGTTCCTATGTCAAAAATTGCTTTAGATTCTTTAAAAGATTATGAAAGAGTCTATATAAAAAATGAAAATAAGGTTTTAGAAGAAAAATAA
- a CDS encoding IclR family transcriptional regulator has product MEGKTIQSIQRAIDIMNCFNEEVHELSLKEISEKVGLSKSTVHGIVSTLLKNSYLEQSEKNSNYSLGPAFIEKSFIVNEDVLIKNVGHKYLVNISEEFSVTVNLFIFKREHLKLIDRVQSDSMYYTISTSVTKIPLNASASGKLALAYSKDVNIDVIFNKDLLYKYTNSTIIDRETLIEEIYKIRKDGYSLERSEVELGIYCISVPIFKVNNEFVGTASIMATREKMMHILPHLAPKMVAMSKKISFELGAREEY; this is encoded by the coding sequence ATGGAAGGAAAAACTATACAATCTATCCAAAGAGCAATAGATATAATGAATTGCTTTAATGAGGAAGTTCATGAACTATCACTAAAAGAGATTAGTGAGAAGGTTGGATTAAGTAAAAGTACTGTTCATGGAATTGTTTCAACACTTTTAAAAAATTCATATTTAGAGCAGAGTGAAAAAAATAGTAACTATTCACTAGGACCAGCTTTTATAGAGAAAAGTTTTATTGTAAATGAAGATGTTTTGATAAAGAATGTGGGACATAAATATTTAGTTAACATATCAGAGGAGTTTTCTGTAACAGTAAATCTGTTTATTTTTAAAAGAGAGCATTTAAAGTTAATTGATAGAGTTCAGTCTGATTCAATGTATTATACAATAAGTACATCAGTAACTAAGATTCCTTTGAATGCATCAGCTTCTGGAAAGTTAGCATTAGCTTACTCTAAGGATGTAAATATAGATGTTATATTTAATAAAGATTTATTATATAAATATACTAATAGTACAATAATAGATAGAGAAACTTTAATCGAAGAGATTTACAAGATTAGAAAAGATGGTTATTCTCTAGAGAGATCAGAAGTAGAATTGGGAATATATTGTATTTCAGTTCCAATTTTTAAGGTTAATAATGAATTTGTAGGAACTGCATCGATAATGGCTACAAGGGAGAAAATGATGCATATTCTTCCGCATCTGGCACCGAAGATGGTAGCTATGAGTAAAAAAATATCGTTCGAATTAGGAGCAAGAGAGGAGTATTAA
- a CDS encoding lysine exporter LysO family protein — translation MLGICLSIIFGVIIGLFFQTPFLSNSSDTFIDLGLCLLLFFVGIDIGNNSSVFSNLKKYGKKIWLLPISTILGSLLGGVIGSLFLPISIGESLAVSSGLGWYSLSAIELTKISPELGSVAFLSNVFREVLAILTIPLIAKFIGSFESISTAGATAMDTLLPVINKSNSSDISVIAFFSGVVLTTSVPLLVPLIVNIFKL, via the coding sequence ATGCTAGGAATTTGTTTATCAATTATTTTTGGAGTTATTATAGGATTATTTTTTCAAACTCCATTTTTATCTAATTCATCAGATACTTTTATCGATTTAGGTCTCTGCTTACTTTTATTTTTTGTTGGAATCGATATTGGAAATAATTCTTCTGTATTTTCTAATTTAAAAAAATATGGTAAAAAAATATGGCTTCTTCCTATCTCCACAATTTTAGGTTCTCTTTTAGGTGGAGTTATTGGTTCTTTATTTCTTCCCATCTCTATTGGAGAAAGCCTTGCTGTTTCTTCTGGTCTTGGTTGGTACTCTCTATCGGCCATTGAATTAACTAAAATAAGTCCTGAACTTGGAAGTGTTGCCTTTTTAAGTAATGTTTTTAGAGAAGTTCTTGCAATTTTAACAATTCCTCTTATTGCTAAATTCATTGGAAGTTTTGAATCTATATCTACAGCTGGTGCTACAGCTATGGATACTCTTCTTCCTGTTATAAATAAAAGTAATAGTTCTGATATATCTGTTATCGCATTTTTTTCAGGCGTTGTTCTGACTACATCAGTACCTCTACTAGTTCCATTAATTGTAAATATATTTAAATTATAA